The following proteins are co-located in the Streptomyces bottropensis ATCC 25435 genome:
- a CDS encoding VOC family protein produces MGGVRGDGSGGGAGVGSQGDSQAEGADAARGAIRWTYAFADRPRAGLERACAFWTAVTATRLSAPRGDRGEFVTLLPETGDACVKAQGVMSGDGGAHLDLAVDDVPALVDRAVRLGAEVVAPNDGWAVLRSPAGHLFCAVPWHGESVRPPVVDGSRLDQVCLDVAPAGFAGEVAFWAALSGWDSHPGSLPEFHVLRPPAGLPFRVLLQRLDAPRPASAHLDLACADIDTVRIRHEALGATVVARHSHWTVMRDPAGGTYCLTGRSPETGGLPPTTR; encoded by the coding sequence GTGGGCGGAGTGCGCGGGGACGGCAGCGGCGGCGGCGCGGGCGTCGGCTCGCAGGGAGACTCGCAGGCGGAGGGGGCGGACGCGGCACGGGGTGCGATTCGGTGGACGTATGCCTTCGCCGACCGGCCGAGGGCCGGGTTGGAGCGGGCGTGCGCCTTCTGGACGGCGGTCACGGCCACCCGGCTGTCCGCACCCCGGGGCGACCGGGGTGAGTTCGTGACCCTGCTGCCCGAGACCGGCGACGCGTGCGTGAAGGCGCAGGGTGTGATGTCCGGCGACGGCGGCGCCCACCTGGATCTGGCCGTCGACGACGTCCCCGCCCTGGTCGACCGGGCGGTCCGGCTCGGCGCCGAGGTGGTCGCCCCGAACGACGGCTGGGCGGTGCTGCGCTCCCCCGCCGGGCACCTCTTCTGCGCGGTGCCGTGGCACGGGGAGTCCGTGCGGCCGCCGGTGGTCGACGGGAGCCGGCTGGACCAGGTGTGTCTGGACGTGGCGCCGGCCGGCTTCGCGGGCGAGGTCGCCTTCTGGGCGGCCCTGTCGGGCTGGGACTCGCACCCGGGCTCACTCCCGGAGTTCCATGTCCTGCGCCCGCCGGCCGGCCTCCCCTTCCGTGTCCTCCTCCAACGTCTCGACGCCCCCCGCCCCGCCTCCGCCCACCTCGACCTGGCCTGCGCCGACATCGACACCGTCCGGATCCGTCACGAAGCCCTCGGCGCCACCGTCGTGGCCCGCCACTCCCACTGGACGGTGATGCGCGACCCGGCGGGCGGCACGTACTGCCTGACGGGCCGGTCCCCGGAGACGGGCGGACTGCCACCGACGACACGGTGA
- a CDS encoding VOC family protein: protein MATNDPNVTHVPNRLPAPELRLAQCFLAVDDHDKALAFYRDVLGMEVRGDVGFEGMRWVTVGSPLQPDVEIVLEPPAADPDISPADRETIATLLAKGVLRGVNFTTTDCDALYARVEAAGADVLQEPMDQPYGVRDCAFRDPAGNMLRFMERRG from the coding sequence ATGGCCACGAACGATCCGAACGTCACACACGTCCCGAACAGACTCCCGGCCCCGGAATTGAGGCTCGCCCAGTGCTTCCTCGCCGTCGACGACCACGACAAGGCGCTCGCCTTCTACCGTGACGTGCTGGGCATGGAGGTCCGCGGTGACGTGGGCTTCGAGGGCATGCGCTGGGTGACCGTGGGCTCCCCTCTCCAGCCGGACGTCGAGATCGTCCTGGAACCCCCGGCCGCCGACCCCGACATCTCACCCGCCGACCGCGAGACCATCGCCACGCTCCTCGCCAAGGGCGTCCTGCGCGGCGTCAACTTCACCACCACCGACTGCGACGCCCTCTACGCCCGCGTCGAGGCCGCCGGCGCCGACGTCCTCCAGGAGCCCATGGACCAGCCCTACGGCGTCCGCGACTGCGCCTTCCGCGATCCGGCGGGGAACATGCTGCGCTTCATGGAGCGCCGGGGGTAG
- a CDS encoding helix-turn-helix transcriptional regulator produces the protein MNRDDLVRLRRARDRMDREYAEPLDMTALARTALMSPGHFQRSFRAAYGETPYGYLMTRRTERAKALLRRGDLTVTEVCIAVGCTSLGSFSSRFTELVGETPSAYRARSHEESAAIPACVAKRLTRPSRHRVRAAEPSEAP, from the coding sequence ATGAACCGGGACGACCTGGTGCGGCTGCGGCGGGCGCGGGACCGTATGGACCGCGAGTACGCCGAGCCGCTGGACATGACCGCCCTCGCCCGCACCGCGCTGATGTCCCCCGGACACTTCCAGCGCAGCTTCCGCGCGGCCTACGGCGAGACCCCGTACGGCTATCTCATGACCCGCAGGACGGAGCGTGCCAAGGCGTTGCTGCGCCGCGGCGACCTGACGGTGACCGAGGTGTGCATCGCGGTCGGGTGCACGTCCCTGGGGTCCTTCAGCTCGCGCTTCACCGAGCTGGTCGGCGAGACGCCGAGCGCGTACCGGGCGCGCTCGCACGAGGAGAGCGCGGCGATCCCCGCGTGCGTGGCGAAACGCCTGACCCGCCCGTCCCGGCACCGCGTGCGCGCGGCGGAACCGAGCGAAGCGCCCTAG
- a CDS encoding carbohydrate ABC transporter permease produces MSTTTSTSLRTRTSTRTGTSAGAGPSRTGLRRFLDYAVLSVLAFVFTLPVLYLLLGSLKPSDEVLNGLSGFLPTHLSFDNYAAVLDSLNSDSTGHFWQFMGVSLLLAFVVVTGGLFVNSMAAYGLSRLRWRGREAVFTLVLLLMLVPFESVAVPLFYLFNDQRNTLFIQALPFIANAFSVYQFHTFFRSIPPSIEEAARLDGAGPWRTFFAIIVPMSKPAFASVAILTFLTQWGSFLWPVLMVSDPSVRPLPLEMSVFQGQQPPDWGQILAFGVLLVLPVLIVFAFFQRWFVQGVANSAVKG; encoded by the coding sequence ATGAGCACCACCACGAGTACGAGTCTGCGCACGCGGACGAGCACGCGGACCGGGACGAGCGCGGGGGCCGGCCCGTCCCGCACCGGGCTGCGCCGGTTCCTCGACTACGCCGTCCTCTCCGTCCTGGCCTTCGTCTTCACACTGCCGGTCCTCTACCTCCTCCTCGGCAGCCTCAAGCCGTCCGACGAGGTCCTGAACGGTCTGTCCGGCTTCCTGCCCACCCATCTGTCCTTCGACAACTACGCCGCCGTCCTGGACAGCCTGAACTCCGACAGCACCGGTCACTTCTGGCAGTTCATGGGCGTCTCGCTGCTGCTGGCGTTCGTGGTGGTGACGGGCGGCCTCTTCGTCAACTCGATGGCGGCGTACGGGCTCTCGCGGCTGCGGTGGCGGGGGCGGGAGGCCGTGTTCACCCTGGTCCTGCTGCTGATGCTGGTGCCGTTCGAGTCGGTGGCCGTGCCGTTGTTCTACCTGTTCAACGACCAGCGGAACACGCTCTTCATCCAGGCGCTCCCCTTCATCGCCAACGCGTTCTCGGTCTACCAGTTCCACACGTTCTTCCGCTCGATCCCGCCGAGCATCGAGGAGGCGGCCCGGCTGGACGGCGCGGGCCCCTGGCGCACCTTCTTCGCGATCATCGTCCCGATGTCGAAGCCGGCGTTCGCGTCGGTCGCGATCCTGACCTTCCTCACCCAGTGGGGTTCGTTCCTGTGGCCCGTGCTGATGGTCTCGGACCCGTCGGTGCGCCCGCTGCCGCTGGAGATGAGCGTCTTCCAGGGCCAGCAGCCCCCGGACTGGGGTCAGATCCTCGCCTTCGGCGTCCTCCTCGTCCTCCCGGTCCTGATCGTCTTCGCCTTCTTCCAGCGGTGGTTCGTCCAGGGGGTGGCCAACTCGGCGGTGAAGGGGTGA
- a CDS encoding carbohydrate ABC transporter permease: MKAVEPAPAAAPGRTQASPVGDPARRPSRRNREWLHGLLMSAPAVAGLIAFVGIPFCYAVVLSFYNVRLGSPLEPTFFGIEQYRRLLTDPDLSGPFLRALLNNLTFAVVVVPLQTGLALGLAILLNRKLKAIGLFRSLFFLPVVFPMALVAVIWRLILARSDQGMLNSVLDAVSLGNWGAFDWLGDGLTAMASIIVLSVWQGVGFQMVILLAGLQQIPGERYEAARLDRASAWQQFRHITLPGIRGTLVFVAMLTSVLSFRVFDQVYVLVKGGGLDEDAARTVMYQAVTTAFDQNNVGQASAITVVFFLIVVVLTLIQRRVVRPDNED, translated from the coding sequence GTGAAAGCCGTGGAACCCGCGCCCGCGGCGGCGCCAGGCCGGACGCAGGCCTCCCCCGTCGGTGACCCGGCCCGGCGGCCGTCCCGCCGGAACCGCGAATGGCTGCACGGACTGCTCATGTCCGCGCCGGCCGTCGCCGGGCTCATCGCCTTCGTCGGCATCCCCTTCTGCTACGCCGTGGTGCTCTCCTTCTACAACGTGCGCCTCGGCTCCCCGCTGGAACCCACCTTCTTCGGGATCGAGCAGTACCGGCGGCTGCTCACCGACCCCGACCTCTCCGGCCCGTTCCTGCGGGCGCTGCTCAACAACCTGACCTTCGCCGTGGTCGTCGTCCCCCTGCAGACGGGTCTCGCCCTGGGCCTGGCGATCCTGCTGAACCGCAAGCTGAAGGCGATCGGCCTGTTCCGCTCGCTCTTCTTCCTGCCGGTCGTCTTCCCGATGGCACTCGTGGCCGTGATCTGGCGACTGATCCTCGCCCGCAGCGACCAGGGCATGCTCAACTCGGTGCTGGACGCGGTGAGTCTCGGCAACTGGGGCGCGTTCGACTGGCTCGGCGACGGGCTGACGGCGATGGCCTCGATCATCGTGCTCTCCGTCTGGCAGGGTGTCGGCTTCCAGATGGTCATCCTGCTCGCCGGCCTCCAGCAGATCCCGGGCGAGCGCTACGAGGCCGCCCGGCTCGACCGGGCCTCCGCCTGGCAGCAGTTCCGGCACATCACCCTGCCCGGCATCCGCGGCACGCTCGTCTTCGTCGCCATGCTCACCTCGGTGCTGTCCTTCCGGGTCTTCGACCAGGTGTACGTGCTGGTCAAGGGCGGCGGCCTCGACGAGGACGCCGCGCGCACGGTGATGTACCAGGCGGTCACGACGGCCTTCGACCAGAACAACGTCGGTCAGGCGTCCGCGATCACCGTCGTCTTCTTCCTGATCGTCGTCGTCCTGACCCTGATCCAGCGCCGCGTCGTCCGGCCCGACAACGAGGACTGA
- a CDS encoding ABC transporter substrate-binding protein, giving the protein MSPTPSPTSKRFRRTARAGLALALPLAALAACGGGGGGDTSAEAGSGEGTISVWAHQGQKSESEALQNAVKSFNSSQDKVKVELKLIPETDYTKTITATNADKLPDVLEFDGPTMANFVYTKKLAPIDDYVSAGTLDNATDASKAQGEIDGKHYGLGMFDSGLGMYGSKKLLDAAGVTYPKGVDDAWTAEEFDAALKALKAKDSDGKVLDLQEGNGYATEWGTYGFAPVVWSAGGSLLKDGKAAGALDTPAVVSAMKTFQSWKSTVDANTDGNAFAKGRVALSWVGHWMYPAYSEALGDDLVVLPLPDFGDGPKTGQGSWAWGVGANSKNAKASGAFLDFLLDDTNVGAMTKANGAPPATRSALAASELYKKGGPLQLFADQLAKPCGDIDISKSCVAVTRPVTAGYPVVTAKFGEALNSIYGGADPEDALAEAARAIDRDFADNAGYAIP; this is encoded by the coding sequence ATGAGCCCGACCCCCAGCCCGACCAGCAAGAGGTTCCGCCGCACGGCCCGTGCGGGCCTGGCCCTGGCCCTCCCCCTGGCAGCCCTGGCCGCCTGCGGCGGTGGTGGCGGCGGCGACACGTCCGCCGAGGCCGGCAGCGGTGAGGGAACCATCAGCGTCTGGGCCCACCAGGGGCAGAAGAGCGAGTCGGAGGCGCTGCAGAACGCGGTGAAGTCGTTCAACTCCTCGCAGGACAAGGTGAAGGTCGAGCTGAAGCTGATACCGGAGACCGACTACACCAAGACGATCACCGCCACGAACGCCGACAAGCTGCCGGACGTCCTGGAGTTCGACGGCCCGACCATGGCCAACTTCGTCTACACCAAGAAGCTCGCCCCGATCGACGACTACGTCTCCGCCGGGACCCTCGACAACGCCACGGACGCGAGCAAGGCACAGGGCGAGATCGACGGCAAGCACTACGGCCTGGGCATGTTCGACTCCGGGCTCGGCATGTACGGCAGCAAGAAGCTGCTGGACGCGGCCGGGGTGACGTACCCGAAGGGTGTGGACGACGCCTGGACGGCGGAGGAGTTCGACGCGGCGCTGAAGGCGCTGAAGGCGAAGGACTCCGACGGGAAGGTCCTCGACCTGCAGGAGGGCAACGGTTACGCCACCGAGTGGGGCACCTACGGCTTCGCCCCGGTCGTCTGGTCGGCCGGCGGTTCCCTGCTCAAGGACGGCAAGGCCGCGGGCGCCCTCGACACCCCGGCGGTGGTCTCGGCCATGAAGACCTTCCAGTCCTGGAAGAGCACCGTCGACGCCAACACCGACGGCAACGCCTTCGCCAAGGGCCGGGTCGCCCTCAGCTGGGTCGGGCACTGGATGTACCCCGCCTACAGCGAGGCGCTCGGCGACGACCTGGTCGTGCTGCCGCTGCCCGACTTCGGCGACGGCCCGAAGACCGGCCAGGGTTCGTGGGCCTGGGGCGTCGGCGCGAACTCCAAGAACGCCAAGGCCTCCGGTGCCTTCCTGGACTTCCTCCTCGACGACACCAACGTCGGCGCGATGACGAAGGCCAACGGCGCCCCGCCCGCGACCAGGTCGGCGCTCGCCGCCAGCGAGCTGTACAAGAAGGGCGGCCCGCTCCAGCTCTTCGCGGACCAGCTCGCCAAGCCCTGCGGCGACATCGACATCAGCAAGTCCTGTGTCGCCGTCACCCGCCCGGTGACCGCCGGATACCCGGTGGTGACCGCGAAGTTCGGCGAGGCGCTCAACTCGATCTACGGGGGCGCCGATCCCGAGGACGCCCTGGCCGAGGCCGCCCGCGCCATCGACCGCGACTTCGCGGACAACGCGGGTTACGCGATCCCGTAG
- a CDS encoding LacI family DNA-binding transcriptional regulator: MTVSITDVATAAGVSASTVSRALRGRPGVSDEVRAQIAAVAAQLGYTASRSASSLASGRTYTIGVVAPYIGRWFFGTVLDAAEQVFSAAGYDVLLYNLGSPEARKRFFTKLPVRKRVDAVLSLLIPDEDESAALRSLGVPLASTVGGPRPGFTVVGIDDRAGAESAVRHLVNLGHRRIGMISGASGPLHWTTPLDRRAAYLHVLAEAGIEHDAALVADGDYTVDGGERAMTELLAASRPPTAVFAQSDEMAMGALRALRRHRLRVPDDVSVVGFDDHELADVVGLTTVAQPVAGQGAEAARLLLRRLDEPDTEQPGHVQMPIRLVLRETTAPPRPRGPQ; this comes from the coding sequence GTGACGGTCAGCATCACCGATGTCGCCACCGCCGCCGGGGTCTCGGCGTCCACCGTGTCCCGCGCGCTGCGGGGCCGGCCGGGAGTCTCGGACGAGGTGCGGGCGCAGATCGCGGCCGTCGCCGCACAACTCGGCTATACGGCCTCCCGTTCGGCGTCCAGCCTGGCCAGCGGGCGGACGTACACGATCGGGGTCGTCGCCCCGTACATCGGCCGCTGGTTCTTCGGCACCGTGCTGGACGCCGCCGAGCAGGTGTTCAGCGCGGCCGGGTACGACGTCCTGCTGTACAACCTGGGTTCGCCCGAGGCACGCAAGCGCTTCTTCACCAAGCTGCCGGTGCGCAAGCGGGTCGACGCGGTGCTCTCGCTGCTCATCCCGGACGAGGACGAGTCGGCGGCCCTGCGCTCGCTCGGGGTGCCGCTGGCCTCCACGGTCGGGGGTCCCCGGCCCGGCTTCACCGTGGTCGGCATCGACGACCGGGCGGGCGCGGAGAGCGCCGTACGGCATCTGGTGAACCTCGGCCACCGGCGGATCGGCATGATCTCCGGGGCCAGCGGTCCGCTGCACTGGACCACGCCCCTCGACCGTCGCGCCGCCTATCTGCACGTCCTCGCCGAGGCCGGGATCGAGCACGACGCGGCCCTGGTCGCGGACGGCGACTACACCGTCGACGGCGGTGAGCGGGCGATGACCGAGCTGCTGGCCGCGTCCCGGCCGCCGACCGCCGTGTTCGCCCAGTCCGACGAGATGGCGATGGGCGCGCTGCGCGCGCTCAGGCGGCATCGGCTGCGGGTGCCGGACGACGTGTCCGTGGTCGGCTTCGACGACCACGAACTCGCCGACGTGGTCGGCCTGACCACCGTCGCCCAGCCCGTCGCCGGCCAGGGCGCGGAAGCGGCCCGGCTGCTGCTGCGCCGGCTGGACGAGCCGGACACCGAGCAGCCCGGCCATGTGCAGATGCCCATCCGGCTGGTCCTGCGCGAGACGACGGCACCGCCCCGCCCACGCGGACCCCAGTGA
- the sodN gene encoding superoxide dismutase, Ni: protein MLSRLFAPKVKVSAHCDLPCGVYDPAQARIEAESVKAVQDKMAANDDPHFQARATVIKEQRAELAKHHVSVLWSDYFKPPHFEKYPELHQLVNDALKALSAAKASTDPATGQKALDYIAQIDKIFWETKKA from the coding sequence ATGCTTTCCCGCCTGTTTGCCCCCAAGGTCAAGGTCAGCGCCCACTGCGACCTGCCCTGCGGTGTGTACGACCCGGCCCAGGCCCGCATCGAGGCGGAGTCGGTGAAGGCCGTGCAGGACAAGATGGCCGCCAACGACGACCCTCACTTCCAGGCTCGCGCGACCGTCATCAAGGAGCAGCGCGCCGAGCTCGCCAAGCACCACGTCTCGGTGCTGTGGAGCGACTACTTCAAGCCCCCGCACTTCGAGAAGTACCCGGAGCTGCACCAGCTGGTCAACGACGCCCTCAAGGCCCTCTCGGCCGCCAAGGCGTCCACCGACCCGGCGACGGGCCAGAAGGCGCTCGACTACATCGCCCAGATCGACAAGATCTTCTGGGAGACCAAGAAGGCCTGA
- the sodX gene encoding nickel-type superoxide dismutase maturation protease → MPELSQESELERALLPFGVAEVTGPSMVPTLRHGDQLLVHYGARLRVGDVLVLRHPFQQDLLVVKRVAERRDGGWWVLGDNAYAGGDSTDYGVVPDELVLGKVRFRYRPRPGGQRSPFALARWVLSAARPVFGDRSASRRLRAR, encoded by the coding sequence ATGCCGGAGCTGTCGCAGGAGAGCGAGCTGGAGCGGGCCCTCCTGCCCTTCGGAGTGGCCGAGGTCACAGGACCGTCCATGGTCCCGACGCTGCGCCACGGGGACCAGCTGCTCGTCCACTACGGCGCCCGCCTCCGGGTCGGCGACGTGCTGGTGCTGCGGCACCCCTTCCAGCAGGACCTGCTCGTCGTCAAGCGGGTCGCCGAACGGCGCGACGGCGGCTGGTGGGTGCTCGGGGACAACGCGTACGCGGGCGGGGACAGCACCGACTACGGGGTCGTGCCCGACGAACTCGTCCTCGGCAAGGTGCGGTTCCGCTACCGGCCCCGGCCCGGCGGTCAGCGCTCGCCGTTCGCGCTCGCCCGCTGGGTGCTCTCGGCCGCCCGGCCCGTGTTCGGCGACCGGTCTGCCTCCAGGCGTTTGCGGGCCCGGTAG
- a CDS encoding CGNR zinc finger domain-containing protein — translation MELAHYSDYAVRLVNTEEPDRGKDALTSVEAVRDLFGPSRQAARRATDADVTRFRSVRARLRSVFEAANDGDETLAVDLLNSLLLEFPVSPQISGHDFRDDDGRPLWHMHLADHPSNATAGYAAIAAMGLAFHLTEYGVDRLGLCEAAPCRNAYLDTSTNRSRRYCSDRCATRANVAAYRARKRLEADRSPNTGRAAESTQRASANGER, via the coding sequence GTGGAACTGGCCCATTACTCGGACTACGCCGTACGCCTCGTGAACACCGAGGAGCCGGACCGGGGCAAGGACGCGCTCACCTCGGTCGAGGCCGTCCGTGATCTCTTCGGACCCAGCCGGCAGGCGGCCCGGCGGGCGACGGACGCCGACGTGACCCGGTTCCGGTCGGTACGGGCCCGGCTGCGCTCGGTCTTCGAGGCGGCGAACGACGGGGACGAGACCCTCGCCGTGGACCTGCTGAACTCACTGCTGCTGGAGTTCCCGGTGAGCCCGCAGATCTCCGGCCACGACTTCCGCGACGACGACGGCCGCCCGCTGTGGCACATGCACCTGGCGGACCACCCCTCGAACGCGACGGCCGGCTACGCGGCGATCGCGGCGATGGGCCTGGCCTTCCACCTCACCGAGTACGGCGTGGACCGGCTCGGCCTGTGCGAGGCGGCGCCGTGCCGCAACGCCTACCTCGACACCTCCACCAACCGCTCCCGGCGCTACTGCTCGGACCGCTGCGCGACCCGCGCCAACGTGGCGGCCTACCGGGCCCGCAAACGCCTGGAGGCAGACCGGTCGCCGAACACGGGCCGGGCGGCCGAGAGCACCCAGCGGGCGAGCGCGAACGGCGAGCGCTGA
- a CDS encoding class I SAM-dependent methyltransferase produces the protein MTTTAGTDWHAWQESWDRQQEWYLPDREERFRVMLDMVEAFAGPEPRVLDLACGTGSITSRLFARFPKAVSTGVDLDPALLAIAEGTFEGDPRVTFVTADLTDPDWTTRLPYDSYDAVLTATALHWLHSEPLAALYGQVAELVRDGGVFMNADHMIDESTPRINAAERAHRHAGMEQAKARGAVDWAAWWQLAAQDPVLAGPTARRFEIYGEHADGDVQSVGWHARVLREKGFAEARAVWCSPSDSLVLAVR, from the coding sequence ATGACCACCACAGCCGGAACCGACTGGCATGCCTGGCAGGAGAGCTGGGACCGGCAGCAGGAGTGGTACCTGCCGGACCGTGAGGAGCGGTTCCGGGTGATGCTGGACATGGTCGAGGCCTTCGCCGGACCCGAGCCCCGCGTCCTGGACCTCGCCTGCGGTACGGGTTCCATCACGTCCAGACTGTTCGCGCGGTTCCCGAAGGCCGTCAGCACCGGCGTGGACCTCGATCCCGCGCTCCTGGCGATCGCCGAGGGCACGTTCGAGGGCGACCCCCGGGTCACCTTCGTCACCGCCGACCTCACCGACCCCGACTGGACGACCCGGCTGCCGTACGACTCGTACGACGCCGTGCTGACGGCCACGGCCCTGCACTGGCTGCACAGCGAACCCCTCGCCGCCCTCTACGGTCAGGTCGCGGAACTCGTCCGCGACGGCGGTGTCTTCATGAACGCGGACCACATGATCGACGAGTCGACGCCCCGGATCAACGCGGCGGAGCGCGCGCACCGGCACGCGGGTATGGAACAGGCCAAGGCGCGCGGCGCCGTCGACTGGGCCGCATGGTGGCAGCTCGCCGCCCAGGACCCCGTGCTCGCCGGGCCGACGGCCCGCCGTTTCGAGATCTACGGGGAGCACGCCGACGGCGACGTCCAGAGCGTCGGCTGGCACGCCCGCGTCCTGCGCGAGAAGGGCTTCGCCGAGGCCCGCGCGGTCTGGTGCTCGCCCTCCGACTCACTGGTGCTGGCGGTGAGGTAG
- a CDS encoding amino acid ABC transporter ATP-binding protein, with amino-acid sequence MTAMVKAEGIHKSFGPVEVLKGIELEVQTGEVFCLIGPSGSGKSTFLRCINHLEKINAGRLYVDGELVGYRQKGDKLYELKDSEVALKRRDIGMVFQRFNLFPHMTAAENVMEAPVQVKGVSRAQARDRARELLERVGLGDKAGNYPSQLSGGQQQRVAIARALAMEPKLMLFDEPTSALDPELVGDVLDVMRDLAESGMTMVVVTHEMGFAREVGDSLVFMDGGVVVESGNPRDVLTNPQEERTQSFLSKVL; translated from the coding sequence ATGACCGCCATGGTGAAGGCCGAGGGCATCCACAAGTCGTTCGGCCCCGTCGAGGTCCTCAAGGGCATCGAGCTGGAGGTGCAGACGGGCGAGGTGTTCTGCCTCATCGGCCCCTCCGGCTCCGGCAAGTCGACCTTCCTGCGGTGCATCAACCACCTGGAGAAGATCAACGCCGGCCGGCTGTACGTCGACGGCGAGCTGGTCGGCTACCGCCAGAAGGGCGACAAGCTGTACGAGCTGAAGGACAGCGAGGTCGCGCTCAAGCGCCGTGACATCGGCATGGTCTTCCAGCGCTTCAACCTGTTCCCGCACATGACGGCCGCCGAGAACGTCATGGAGGCGCCGGTCCAGGTCAAGGGCGTCAGCCGGGCCCAGGCCCGCGACCGCGCCCGTGAGCTGCTGGAGCGCGTCGGCCTCGGCGACAAGGCGGGCAACTACCCGTCCCAGCTCTCCGGCGGCCAGCAGCAGCGTGTGGCCATCGCCCGGGCGCTGGCCATGGAGCCGAAGCTGATGCTCTTCGACGAGCCGACCTCGGCGCTCGACCCGGAGCTGGTCGGCGACGTCCTCGACGTCATGCGCGACCTGGCCGAGTCCGGCATGACGATGGTCGTCGTCACCCACGAGATGGGCTTCGCCCGCGAGGTCGGCGACAGCCTGGTCTTCATGGACGGCGGAGTGGTGGTCGAGTCCGGCAACCCCCGCGACGTGCTGACCAACCCCCAGGAGGAGCGCACCCAGTCGTTCCTGTCCAAGGTGCTGTAG
- a CDS encoding amino acid ABC transporter permease — translation MTVDVSKTDGPSDTPPAGPEALKAVPVRHPGRYVSAAIALALLGSIIYAFAQAKKINWGAVPDYFFDDRIIEGVLNTLLLTVLSMVIGIVGGILLAVMRLSNNPVTSSVAWFYIWFFRGTPVLVQLFVWFNLGLVFEYINLGPIYKDYWSSFMTPLLTALLGLGLNEAAYMAEICRAGLLSVDEGQTEASHALGMSHAKTLRRIVIPQAMRVIVPPTGNEVINMLKTTSLVSTVQYVDLLKAAQDIGQGSGSTVEMLFLAAAWYLILTSIFSVGQYYLERHYAKGSSRSLPPTPMQRFKAAVLPVRRPKGVSA, via the coding sequence GTGACTGTTGACGTCAGCAAGACGGACGGTCCCTCGGACACTCCCCCCGCCGGTCCGGAGGCCCTCAAGGCCGTTCCGGTCCGGCACCCGGGGCGTTATGTGTCCGCGGCCATCGCGCTCGCTCTGCTCGGCTCGATCATCTACGCGTTCGCGCAGGCGAAGAAGATCAACTGGGGCGCCGTCCCCGACTACTTCTTCGACGACCGCATCATCGAGGGCGTTCTGAACACCCTCCTGCTCACCGTGCTGTCCATGGTGATCGGCATCGTCGGCGGCATCCTGCTCGCCGTGATGCGGCTGTCGAACAATCCGGTGACCTCGTCGGTCGCCTGGTTCTACATCTGGTTCTTCCGCGGCACGCCGGTCCTGGTCCAGCTCTTCGTCTGGTTCAACCTGGGTCTGGTCTTCGAGTACATCAACCTCGGCCCGATCTACAAGGACTACTGGTCCTCCTTCATGACGCCGCTGCTGACGGCGCTGCTCGGCCTCGGTCTCAACGAGGCCGCGTACATGGCGGAGATCTGCCGCGCCGGTCTGCTCTCGGTCGACGAGGGCCAGACCGAGGCGTCGCACGCCCTCGGCATGAGTCACGCCAAGACGCTGCGCCGGATCGTCATCCCGCAGGCGATGCGCGTGATCGTGCCGCCCACGGGCAACGAGGTCATCAACATGCTGAAGACCACGTCGCTCGTCTCGACGGTGCAGTACGTGGATCTGCTCAAGGCCGCCCAGGACATCGGCCAGGGCTCGGGCTCCACGGTGGAGATGCTGTTCCTCGCCGCCGCCTGGTACCTGATCCTGACCAGCATCTTCAGCGTCGGGCAGTACTACCTGGAGAGGCATTACGCGAAGGGCTCCTCGCGGTCCCTCCCGCCGACACCGATGCAGCGATTCAAGGCGGCCGTACTGCCCGTGCGCCGTCCGAAGGGAGTCTCGGCATGA